The following proteins come from a genomic window of Oncorhynchus tshawytscha isolate Ot180627B unplaced genomic scaffold, Otsh_v2.0 Un_contig_15429_pilon_pilon, whole genome shotgun sequence:
- the LOC121843676 gene encoding predicted GPI-anchored protein 58 — translation MNILHYHGNDRITIPGSHCVSTNGFTGQIARASCLSSSSLILLSSCPTSCPASCLSSRYSVFCKDQRDQQPGQCGRESPDLKSSKPRSLQAQPVWKGETRPEVLPARVAPSPASVERESPDLKSSQPGQCGEGEARPEVLPAQVAPSPASVERERPDLKSSQPGQCGEGESRPEVIQAQVAPSPASVGEGEARPEVLPARVAPSPASVERERPDLKSSQPGSLPARPVWRGRV, via the exons atgaacattctacattaccacgGAAATGAtcgcatcacaataccaggcagccattgtgtGTCCACCAATGGGTTCACCGGTCAGATTGCcaggg cctcctgcctctcttcctcctccctcatcctcctctcctcctgtcctacCTCCTGCCCAGCATCCTGCCTCTCTTCCCGGTACAGCGTCTTCTGCAAGGACCAGCGGGACCAGCAGCCCGGCCAGTGTGGAAGGGAGAGTCCAGACCTGAAGTCATCCAAGCCCAGGTCTCTCCAAGCCCAGCCAGTGTGGAAGGGAGAGACCAGACCTGAAGTCCTCCCAGCCAGGGTTGCTCCCAGCCCGGCcagtgtggagagggagagtcCAGACCTGAAGTCCTCCCAGCCCGGCcagtgtggagagggagaggccaGACCTGAAGTCCTCCCAGCCCAGGTCGCTCCCAGCCCGgccagtgtggagagagagaggccagaccTGAAGTCCTCCCAGCCCGGCcagtgtggagagggagagtcCAGACCTGAAGTCATCCAAGCCCAGGTCGCTCCCAGCCCGGCcagtgtgggagagggagaggccagACCTGAAGTCCTCCCAGCCAGGGTCGCTCCCAGCCCGGCcagtgtggagagggagaggccaGACCTGAAGTCCTCCCAGCCAGGGTCGCTCCCAGCCCGGCcagtgtggagagggagagtcTAG